Proteins encoded by one window of Cloeon dipterum chromosome 2, ieCloDipt1.1, whole genome shotgun sequence:
- the LOC135935030 gene encoding poly(A)-specific ribonuclease PARN-like isoform X2 — protein MEVTRSNFKSVLPQVRDAIEDSAFISFDTEFTGLNIKDVPSVGPYDTAAEAYEKLKQCASFSIIQFGLCTFHEGSDGRLTHRAYNFYTIPTHETFLCQTESLKFLVNHGMDLNKVFKEGITSLKNEDRAAKLAGLEEKLKGVREGVAKQTIQNLQANDGQKEVLAAAKNKIKDFLACEEEEELPLGNLNSFQRLLLYQMVQSDFDEKVFLITRRAESRNASLFAYKGGHSEKIRREEDQIKSDIEELQEGCGMNAILSAIKNSGKIVVGHNMLLDVIHTLHQFTDNVPDDLNQFKKLVLSAFPRLIDTKTLATQTQIAEKLESSALEPMVKCLQQHPFNLTDADPVNGCAGYTVNGNLAHEAGYDAYLTGLCFVTMLKYLDAGNTDFTVKTASPVVLQPHMNKIPYVFYGNPPVYLDLERDEPVVNRDHVFHMLVPTHWNSGDVSKLYSPYGGAKISWINNRECYVALNKKCEAKKVKTIIGKASAASKNFSLQTLASYKQEKKNENKRRRGDSDRAIDKQASKKQKGDKERDSPPRAVSPFESASWSDDSSSSEKSMQNG, from the exons ATGGAAGTTACAAGGTCTA attttaaatcGGTGCTTCCACAAGTCCGAGATGCCATTGAGGATTCCGCTTTCATCAGCTTTGACACCGAATTCACAGGACTGAACATTAAAGATGTACCTTCAGTTGGACCTTATGACACAGCAGCCGAAGCCTATGAAAAGCTTAAGCAATGCGCTagcttttcaattattcagtTCGGCCTATGTACTTTTCACGAAGGCAGTGATGGAAG GCTGACACACAGAGCCTACAATTTCTACACTATCCCTACACATGAGACTTTTCTTTGTCAGACAGAAAGTCTGAAGTTCTTGGTCAATCACGGAATGGATCTGAACAAGGTTTTCAAAGAAG GTATAACTAGCTTGAAGAATGAAGATCGAGCTGCAAAGCTTGCTGGCTTAGAGGAAAAGCTCAAAGGAGTCAGAGAGGGAGTTGCTAAACAAAcaatccaaaatttgcaagcaAATGACGGGCAGAAGGAAGTGCTTGCTGCTGCTAA AAACAAAATCAAGGACTTCCTTGCTTGTGAAGAAGAGGAAGAACTCCCTCTTGGAAACTTGAACTCATTCCAACGTCTTCTTTTGTATCAAATGGTGCAAagtgattttgatgaaaaggTTTTCCTTATTACCCGACGAGCTGAGAGTCGGAACGCGTCACTATTTGCATACAAGGGAGGACATTCAGAGAAGATCAGGAGAGAGGAAGATCAAATCAAAAGTGACATTGAAGAACTCCAGGAAGGTTGCGGGATGAATGCTATTCTGAGTGCAATTAAAAACTCT GGGAAAATAGTTGTTGGACACAACATGCTTTTAGACGTAATTCACACACTTCACCAGTTCACTGATAACGTCCCTgatgatttaaatcaattcaaaaagCTGGTTCTCTCTGCATTTCCAAG ACTGATAGATACAAAAACCTTAGCTACTCAAACCCAAATAgctgaaaaattggaaagttctGCTTTGGAGCCCATGGTCAAATGTCTTCAACAACATCCATTTAATCTTACTGATGCAG ATCCTGTGAATGGCTGTGCAGGATATACCGTTAATGGGAACCTTGCCCATGAAGCAGGCTATGATGCTTACCTGACGGGGCTCTGCTTTGTGACAATGCTGAAATATTTGG aCGCTGGCAATACTGATTTCACAGTCAAAACGGCCTCTCCTGTTGTGCTTCAACCTCACATGAAcaa gATTCCGTATGTGTTCTATGGGAATCCTCCAGTCTATCTTGATCTAGAGAGGGATGAAC ctGTTGTCAATCGAGACCATGTGTTTCACATGCTAGTTCCCACACATTGGAACAGTGGTGACGTTTCCAAACTGTATAGTCCGTATG GAGGAGCCAAAATTTCCTGGATCAACAACAGGGAATGTTATGTAGCTCTGAATAAGAAGTGTGAAGCAAAGAAAGTCAAAACTATCATTGGAAAAGCTTCAGCTGCATCCAAGAACTTCTCTTTGCAGACACTTGCCAGCTACaagcaagagaaaaaaaatgaaaacaagagAAGACGAGGTGATTCTGACAGAGCCATCGACAAACAAGCCAGCAAGAAGCAAAAGG GTGACAAAGAAAGAGACTCTCCACCAAGAGCAGTGAGCCCATTTGAAAGTGCTTCATGGAGTGATGATAGTTCCAGCAGTGAAAAGTCCATGCAAAATGgctga
- the LOC135935028 gene encoding uncharacterized protein LOC135935028 isoform X1, with amino-acid sequence MLELTAGLPPMMLLNPMMRRHAKALLAVATALLVVTAILETHESYVNKLKDEFYKEHMTGPQAVINSACVLPRYEPYDPSIIHFIKSWPKIDCGSPQPPLTYMDDKGYLHINKTAVPKLKYPWEKLGCYHYEIIRLKNDDDRIKLGPGKVFFDPERLPHEFSVVRCLEEPRKKLIYETGYAQIKEMPKSLSNKSEAAARNGRVNALIFVFDSMSRLNFIRQLPKTSKFIQERVKGFVMEGLTKVGDNTYPNMLSLLSGFSASRYRNEKALRPFWGNATAPRGYFDDLPALWKNFSQNDYVTMFSEDYPKFTAFNYNAHGFKVPPTDYYMRPFWLAMENQKHRLSKDSRCYGNVPKYKFLLNYVKDFVAKMQREGHAFFSLTFLTHLSHDHINSIKIIDDELLLFFESLEVLNVFRNSVVIIMGDHGNRFDPIRGTVIGRVEERMPFLAITLPPSLEHFRSSLAANSKILTSWHDVYEMLMDVAVNNLKAVSKVVRYGFKGLSLFRPIPSNRTCLQIGIPREYCVCWVEKELDVNDPKTKKTGETLVRILNEQLHQKDKKKLCSPLQLDSVKNAQKLMPSATVARRDDLSVMTRITITVKPSNALLEGTLEAKALRGIYLVGNVNRLNKYGNQSDCVTDPTLALFCFCKRTA; translated from the exons ATGCTTGAGTTGACTGCAGGTTTACCGCCA ATGATGCTCCTAAATCCAATGATGAGGCGCCACGCAAAAGCGCTGTTGGCGGTGGCGACAGCACTTCTCGTTGTAACAGCAATACTCGAAACACACGAGTCGTATGTAAACAAGCTGAAAGATGAATTTTACAAAGAGCATATGACTGGACCTCAAGCAGTAATCAACAGTGCTTGCGTTTTGCCACGTTATGAGCCTTACGACCCATCAATCATACACTTCATTAAGAGTTGGCCAAAGATTGATTGTGGATCACCACAACCACCACTGACTTATATGGATGACAAAGGCTACTTGCACATCAACAAAACGGCTGTGCCAAAACTGAAATACCCTTGGGAAAAATTGGGCTGCTATCATTATGAAATAATACGCTTGAAAAATGACGACGACAGGATTAAACTTGGTCCTGGAAAG GTTTTCTTTGACCCTGAACGCCTTCCGCATGAGTTCAGTGTCGTAAGGTGTCTAGAGGAACCAAGAAAAAAGCTTATTTATGAAACTGGTTATGCGCAAATCAAGGAGATGCCAAAATCTTTATCAAACAAGAGTGAAGCAGCGGCTAGGAATGGAAGGGTGAATGCActtatttttgtctttgatTCGATGTCAAGGCTAAATTTCATTCGACAACTTCCCAAAACCAGCAAGTTCATACAAGAACGTGTAAAAGGATTTGTGATGGAAGGTTTAACAAAG GTGGGAGACAACACCTATCCAAACATGCTGTCTTTGCTAAGTGGCTTTTCGGCGAGCAGATACCGCAATGAAAAAGCTTTGCGCCCTTTTTGGGGCAATGCAACAGCCCCCAGAGGATATTTTGATGATCTGCCTGCTCTTTGGAAAAACTTTTCGCAGAACGATTATGTCACTATGTTTTCTGAAGATTATCCTAAATTCACTGCCTTCAACTACAACGCGCATGGCTTCAAAGTTCCTCCAACTGACTATTACATGAGACCATTCTGGCTAGCCATGGAAAATCAAAAGCACCGTTTATCTAAAGATTCTAGATGCTATGGTAATGTACCTAAGTACAAGTTCCTTTTGAACTATGTTAAAGATTTCGTTGCCAAAATGCAAAGAGAAGGCCACGCGTTCTTTTCGCTCACTTTCCTAACCCATCTTAGCCACGACCACATAAATTCTATTAAG ATAATTGACGACGAGCTTCTCTTGTTCTTCGAATCTCTCGAGGTGCTAAACGTCTTCAGAAACTCAGTCGTGATAATCATGGGAGACCACGGAAATCGCTTTGATCCAATTAGAGGCACAGTTATTGGTAGAGTAGAAGAGCGGATGCCGTTCCTTGCTATTACTCTTCCTCCGTCACTAGAACATTTCAGAAGTTCCCTTGCGGCCAACTCAAAAATCCTTACAAGTTGGCATGACGTTTATGAGATGCTAATGGATGTGGCTGTCAATAACCTTAAGGCTGTGTCCAAGGTTGTTCGATACGGCTTCAAGGGCCTATCTCTTTTTCGCCCCATACCTAGCAATAGGACTTGCTTGCAAATAGGAATACCTAGAGAATATTGTGTTTGCTGGGTGGAAAAAGAACTGGATGTTAACGATCCTAAAACTAAGAAGACCGGCGAAACTTTGgtaagaattttaaacgaaCAGTTACATCAGAAGgacaaaaagaaattatgCTCTCCTTTGCAACTAGATAGTGTTAAGAATGCACAAAAACTCATGCCATCTGCAACAGTCGCAAGGCGCGATGATCTCTCTGTAATGACTAGAATTACTATTACCGTAAAGCCCTCAAATGCACTGTTAGAAGGAACCTTGGAGGCTAAAGCTCTTCGTGGGATTTACTTAGTGGGGAATGTGAACAGGCTGAACAAATATGGAAACCAATCTGATTGTGTGACTGATCCTACCTTAGCTTTATTCTGCTTCTGCAAACGCACTGCTTAA
- the LOC135935044 gene encoding pyroglutamyl-peptidase 1: MGDATNNHSTEPVVVVTGFGPFGHHKINASWEAVKMLHQLDTENDLKIKLVTLEIPVEYNFVESEIPKIWDKYQPELVVHVGVSSVASAITLETQAHKSGYKQADISERLPTLGSNCLCDEECLTTKLDVPAISLSVTLNEGLPVCVSKDAGRYLCEFSYFTSLSQDESRARAIFIHVPELNKPYSASDLAKGIKGVIREILIRRKQN; the protein is encoded by the exons ATGGGAGATGCAACCAACAATCATTCAACCGAACCTGTAGTTGTTGTTACGGGTTTTGGTCCATTTGGTCACCACAAGATAAACGCCAGCTGGGAGGCTGTCAAAATGTTGCATCAGTTGGATACCGAAAATGATCTGAAAATCAAGTTAGTCACTTTGGAAATCCCAGTTGAATACAACTTTGTTGAGTCTGAAATCCCCAAGATTTGGGACAAGTATCAACCTGAG TTAGTGGTGCATGTAGGAGTTTCCAGCGTAGCTTCTGCTATCACGCTAGAAACTCAAGCACACAAATCGGGATACAAACAAGCCGACATTAGTGAGAGACTTCCAACTCTTGGTTCGAACTGTCTTTGCGATGAAGAATGCCTTACTACTAAACTAGATGTACCTGCGATTAGCCTGTCTGTGACCTTAAATGAAGGCCTACCTGTTTGCGTTTCTAAGGATGCAGGAAG ATACCTCTGCGAGTTTTCATACTTTACCTCTCTAAGTCAAGATGAGTCGAGAGCGAGAGCCATTTTTATCCACGTTCCAGAGTTGAATAAGCCGTACTCAGCCAGTGATTTGGCAAAAGGTATCAAGGGAGTGATCCGCGAGATCCTTATTCGCAGAAAACAGAATTGA
- the LOC135935028 gene encoding uncharacterized protein LOC135935028 isoform X2 has product MMLLNPMMRRHAKALLAVATALLVVTAILETHESYVNKLKDEFYKEHMTGPQAVINSACVLPRYEPYDPSIIHFIKSWPKIDCGSPQPPLTYMDDKGYLHINKTAVPKLKYPWEKLGCYHYEIIRLKNDDDRIKLGPGKVFFDPERLPHEFSVVRCLEEPRKKLIYETGYAQIKEMPKSLSNKSEAAARNGRVNALIFVFDSMSRLNFIRQLPKTSKFIQERVKGFVMEGLTKVGDNTYPNMLSLLSGFSASRYRNEKALRPFWGNATAPRGYFDDLPALWKNFSQNDYVTMFSEDYPKFTAFNYNAHGFKVPPTDYYMRPFWLAMENQKHRLSKDSRCYGNVPKYKFLLNYVKDFVAKMQREGHAFFSLTFLTHLSHDHINSIKIIDDELLLFFESLEVLNVFRNSVVIIMGDHGNRFDPIRGTVIGRVEERMPFLAITLPPSLEHFRSSLAANSKILTSWHDVYEMLMDVAVNNLKAVSKVVRYGFKGLSLFRPIPSNRTCLQIGIPREYCVCWVEKELDVNDPKTKKTGETLVRILNEQLHQKDKKKLCSPLQLDSVKNAQKLMPSATVARRDDLSVMTRITITVKPSNALLEGTLEAKALRGIYLVGNVNRLNKYGNQSDCVTDPTLALFCFCKRTA; this is encoded by the exons ATGATGCTCCTAAATCCAATGATGAGGCGCCACGCAAAAGCGCTGTTGGCGGTGGCGACAGCACTTCTCGTTGTAACAGCAATACTCGAAACACACGAGTCGTATGTAAACAAGCTGAAAGATGAATTTTACAAAGAGCATATGACTGGACCTCAAGCAGTAATCAACAGTGCTTGCGTTTTGCCACGTTATGAGCCTTACGACCCATCAATCATACACTTCATTAAGAGTTGGCCAAAGATTGATTGTGGATCACCACAACCACCACTGACTTATATGGATGACAAAGGCTACTTGCACATCAACAAAACGGCTGTGCCAAAACTGAAATACCCTTGGGAAAAATTGGGCTGCTATCATTATGAAATAATACGCTTGAAAAATGACGACGACAGGATTAAACTTGGTCCTGGAAAG GTTTTCTTTGACCCTGAACGCCTTCCGCATGAGTTCAGTGTCGTAAGGTGTCTAGAGGAACCAAGAAAAAAGCTTATTTATGAAACTGGTTATGCGCAAATCAAGGAGATGCCAAAATCTTTATCAAACAAGAGTGAAGCAGCGGCTAGGAATGGAAGGGTGAATGCActtatttttgtctttgatTCGATGTCAAGGCTAAATTTCATTCGACAACTTCCCAAAACCAGCAAGTTCATACAAGAACGTGTAAAAGGATTTGTGATGGAAGGTTTAACAAAG GTGGGAGACAACACCTATCCAAACATGCTGTCTTTGCTAAGTGGCTTTTCGGCGAGCAGATACCGCAATGAAAAAGCTTTGCGCCCTTTTTGGGGCAATGCAACAGCCCCCAGAGGATATTTTGATGATCTGCCTGCTCTTTGGAAAAACTTTTCGCAGAACGATTATGTCACTATGTTTTCTGAAGATTATCCTAAATTCACTGCCTTCAACTACAACGCGCATGGCTTCAAAGTTCCTCCAACTGACTATTACATGAGACCATTCTGGCTAGCCATGGAAAATCAAAAGCACCGTTTATCTAAAGATTCTAGATGCTATGGTAATGTACCTAAGTACAAGTTCCTTTTGAACTATGTTAAAGATTTCGTTGCCAAAATGCAAAGAGAAGGCCACGCGTTCTTTTCGCTCACTTTCCTAACCCATCTTAGCCACGACCACATAAATTCTATTAAG ATAATTGACGACGAGCTTCTCTTGTTCTTCGAATCTCTCGAGGTGCTAAACGTCTTCAGAAACTCAGTCGTGATAATCATGGGAGACCACGGAAATCGCTTTGATCCAATTAGAGGCACAGTTATTGGTAGAGTAGAAGAGCGGATGCCGTTCCTTGCTATTACTCTTCCTCCGTCACTAGAACATTTCAGAAGTTCCCTTGCGGCCAACTCAAAAATCCTTACAAGTTGGCATGACGTTTATGAGATGCTAATGGATGTGGCTGTCAATAACCTTAAGGCTGTGTCCAAGGTTGTTCGATACGGCTTCAAGGGCCTATCTCTTTTTCGCCCCATACCTAGCAATAGGACTTGCTTGCAAATAGGAATACCTAGAGAATATTGTGTTTGCTGGGTGGAAAAAGAACTGGATGTTAACGATCCTAAAACTAAGAAGACCGGCGAAACTTTGgtaagaattttaaacgaaCAGTTACATCAGAAGgacaaaaagaaattatgCTCTCCTTTGCAACTAGATAGTGTTAAGAATGCACAAAAACTCATGCCATCTGCAACAGTCGCAAGGCGCGATGATCTCTCTGTAATGACTAGAATTACTATTACCGTAAAGCCCTCAAATGCACTGTTAGAAGGAACCTTGGAGGCTAAAGCTCTTCGTGGGATTTACTTAGTGGGGAATGTGAACAGGCTGAACAAATATGGAAACCAATCTGATTGTGTGACTGATCCTACCTTAGCTTTATTCTGCTTCTGCAAACGCACTGCTTAA
- the LOC135935030 gene encoding poly(A)-specific ribonuclease PARN-like isoform X1, with protein sequence MMRCMAGDFKSVLPQVRDAIEDSAFISFDTEFTGLNIKDVPSVGPYDTAAEAYEKLKQCASFSIIQFGLCTFHEGSDGRLTHRAYNFYTIPTHETFLCQTESLKFLVNHGMDLNKVFKEGITSLKNEDRAAKLAGLEEKLKGVREGVAKQTIQNLQANDGQKEVLAAAKNKIKDFLACEEEEELPLGNLNSFQRLLLYQMVQSDFDEKVFLITRRAESRNASLFAYKGGHSEKIRREEDQIKSDIEELQEGCGMNAILSAIKNSGKIVVGHNMLLDVIHTLHQFTDNVPDDLNQFKKLVLSAFPRLIDTKTLATQTQIAEKLESSALEPMVKCLQQHPFNLTDADPVNGCAGYTVNGNLAHEAGYDAYLTGLCFVTMLKYLDAGNTDFTVKTASPVVLQPHMNKIPYVFYGNPPVYLDLERDEPVVNRDHVFHMLVPTHWNSGDVSKLYSPYGGAKISWINNRECYVALNKKCEAKKVKTIIGKASAASKNFSLQTLASYKQEKKNENKRRRGDSDRAIDKQASKKQKGDKERDSPPRAVSPFESASWSDDSSSSEKSMQNG encoded by the exons ATGATGCGTTGCATGGCGGGCG attttaaatcGGTGCTTCCACAAGTCCGAGATGCCATTGAGGATTCCGCTTTCATCAGCTTTGACACCGAATTCACAGGACTGAACATTAAAGATGTACCTTCAGTTGGACCTTATGACACAGCAGCCGAAGCCTATGAAAAGCTTAAGCAATGCGCTagcttttcaattattcagtTCGGCCTATGTACTTTTCACGAAGGCAGTGATGGAAG GCTGACACACAGAGCCTACAATTTCTACACTATCCCTACACATGAGACTTTTCTTTGTCAGACAGAAAGTCTGAAGTTCTTGGTCAATCACGGAATGGATCTGAACAAGGTTTTCAAAGAAG GTATAACTAGCTTGAAGAATGAAGATCGAGCTGCAAAGCTTGCTGGCTTAGAGGAAAAGCTCAAAGGAGTCAGAGAGGGAGTTGCTAAACAAAcaatccaaaatttgcaagcaAATGACGGGCAGAAGGAAGTGCTTGCTGCTGCTAA AAACAAAATCAAGGACTTCCTTGCTTGTGAAGAAGAGGAAGAACTCCCTCTTGGAAACTTGAACTCATTCCAACGTCTTCTTTTGTATCAAATGGTGCAAagtgattttgatgaaaaggTTTTCCTTATTACCCGACGAGCTGAGAGTCGGAACGCGTCACTATTTGCATACAAGGGAGGACATTCAGAGAAGATCAGGAGAGAGGAAGATCAAATCAAAAGTGACATTGAAGAACTCCAGGAAGGTTGCGGGATGAATGCTATTCTGAGTGCAATTAAAAACTCT GGGAAAATAGTTGTTGGACACAACATGCTTTTAGACGTAATTCACACACTTCACCAGTTCACTGATAACGTCCCTgatgatttaaatcaattcaaaaagCTGGTTCTCTCTGCATTTCCAAG ACTGATAGATACAAAAACCTTAGCTACTCAAACCCAAATAgctgaaaaattggaaagttctGCTTTGGAGCCCATGGTCAAATGTCTTCAACAACATCCATTTAATCTTACTGATGCAG ATCCTGTGAATGGCTGTGCAGGATATACCGTTAATGGGAACCTTGCCCATGAAGCAGGCTATGATGCTTACCTGACGGGGCTCTGCTTTGTGACAATGCTGAAATATTTGG aCGCTGGCAATACTGATTTCACAGTCAAAACGGCCTCTCCTGTTGTGCTTCAACCTCACATGAAcaa gATTCCGTATGTGTTCTATGGGAATCCTCCAGTCTATCTTGATCTAGAGAGGGATGAAC ctGTTGTCAATCGAGACCATGTGTTTCACATGCTAGTTCCCACACATTGGAACAGTGGTGACGTTTCCAAACTGTATAGTCCGTATG GAGGAGCCAAAATTTCCTGGATCAACAACAGGGAATGTTATGTAGCTCTGAATAAGAAGTGTGAAGCAAAGAAAGTCAAAACTATCATTGGAAAAGCTTCAGCTGCATCCAAGAACTTCTCTTTGCAGACACTTGCCAGCTACaagcaagagaaaaaaaatgaaaacaagagAAGACGAGGTGATTCTGACAGAGCCATCGACAAACAAGCCAGCAAGAAGCAAAAGG GTGACAAAGAAAGAGACTCTCCACCAAGAGCAGTGAGCCCATTTGAAAGTGCTTCATGGAGTGATGATAGTTCCAGCAGTGAAAAGTCCATGCAAAATGgctga
- the ari-1 gene encoding E3 ubiquitin-protein ligase ariadne-1 — translation MDSDEENLYDDVDSGNESSGDDVDFAMEDEEGNAHKERPSEVEDYPYEVLSTEQIVNHMVECIKDVNTVVEIPATITRILLNHFNWDKEKLMEKYYDNHDQDQLFTEARVVSPFRKTGPSKAKPATRRASTSAAEECEICFKVLQNDLMTGLECGHRFCVQCWGEYLTTKIMEEGVGQTIACAAHGCDILVDDATVMRLVRDSKVRLKYQHLITNSFVECNRLLRWCPSPDCNNAIKVATVECRPVTCKCNHTFCFVCGENWHDPVKCNWLRKWIKKCDDDSETSNWIAANTKECPRCQVTIEKDGGCNHMVCKNQSCKADFCWVCLGPWDPHGSSWYNCNRYDEEEAKAARDAQEKSRAALQRYLFYCNRYMNHMQSLKFENKLYASIKEKMEEMQQHNMSWIEVQFLKKAVDILCQCRQTLMYTYVFAYYLRKNNQSVIFEDNQRDLESATEILSEYLERDITQENMADIKQKVQDKYRYCDGRRKVLLEHVHEGYEKEWWLYTE, via the exons ATGGATTCGGACGAAGAAAATCTTTATGACGATGTCGATTCTGGCAACGAGTCCAGCGGAGACGACGTTGATTTTGCGATGGAGGACGAAGAAGGCAATGCTCATAAGGAGCGACCCTCCGAGGTGGAAGATTACCCGTACGAAGTTTTGTCGACGGAACAGATTGTCAACCACATGGTCGAATGCATCAAGGACGTTAATACCGTTGTAGAA ATACCTGCAACTATTACCAGAAttcttttaaatcattttaactgggacaaggaaaaattgatggaGAAGTACTATGATAACCATGATCAAGACCAGCTCTTTACTGAAGCCAGGGTTGTTAGCCCTTTTAGAAAAACGGGACCATCTAAAGCAAAG CCTGCCACAAGGAGGGCCTCAACCTCTGCAGCAGAAGAGTGTGAAATATGCTTCAAAGTTCTGCAAAACGACTTGATGACTGGTTTAGAGTGTGGACATAGATTTTGTGTGCAATGTTGGGGCGAGTACTTGACCACAAAAATCATGGAAGAAGGAGTTGGACAGACAATTGCTTGTGCCGCCCACGGCTGTGACATCCTAGTGGATGACGCCACTGTAATGCGTCTGGTGCGAGATTCTAAAGTGCGGCTCAAGTACCAGCACCTAATCACCAATAGCTTTGTTGAA tgCAACCGATTATTGCGGTGGTGTCCCTCCCCTGATTGCAACAACGCTATCAAAGTTGCAACCGTGGAGTGTCGGCCAGTAACCTGCAAATGCAATCACACCTTTTGCTTTGTGTGTGGTGAGAATTGGCACGATCCCGTTAAGTGCAACTGGCTGCGGAAGTGGATCAAGAAGTGTGATGATGATTCGGAAACTTCCAACTGGATTGCAGCAAATACAAAG GAATGTCCTAGATGCCAAGTAACAATTGAAAAAGATGGTGGATGCAACCACATGGTTTGCAAGAATCAGTCTTGTAAAGCCGACTTCTGCTGGGTTTGCCTTGGTCCCTGGGATCCTCATGGTTCCTCCTG GTACAACTGCAATCGCTATGATGAAGAGGAAGCCAAGGCAGCTCGCGATGCTCAGGAGAAGTCCAGGGCGGCCCTTCAGCGCTACCTGTTTTATTGCAACCGCTACATGAACCATATGCAGTCTTTGAAATTCGAAAACAAGCTGTATGCATCAATCAAGGAGAAAATGGAGGAGATGCAGCAGCACAACATGTCGTGGATTGAGGTACAGTTCCTGAAAAAGGCCGTGGACATCTTGTGCCAGTGCAGGCAGACACTGATGTACACTTACGTCTTTGCCTATTACCTGAGGAAAAACAATCAGTCTGTGATTTTTGAG GATAACCAACGCGACTTGGAGAGTGCAACAGAAATATTATCAGAGTATTTGGAAAGAGATATCACTCAAGAGAACATGGCAGACATCAAGCAAAAGGTCCAGGACAAGTACAG ATACTGCGACGGACGTCGCAAGGTGCTTTTGGAGCACGTTCATGAAGGATATGAGAAGGAATGGTGGTTGTACACAGAATGA
- the LOC135935042 gene encoding protein BCCIP homolog: MDRIGNLETIKFDVMGRCAEDSDFHGIRTLLSSQLLPHTDVDVSNLTDLVIEQNYVGSVIVEDCDTMPGTDDDDDDDDTLEEITLLGVTTVVSLAERERFPCVKQLKELLLTLAEKHGRNDALIANLLAEKPCKLGLLINERFVNIPQTIAPPIFFNLKKELQSAVNKKMPFAFTHFVLIAKINKVEIENEVLDEWVNEEEEFLKGKTEYEFEFPLQAEDASSIDEEMKQCGQVPYRRVMIFPAHVFEHLIDTLRAGQ, translated from the coding sequence ATGGACAGAATTGGTAATTTAGAaaccattaaatttgatgTGATGGGCAGATGCGCTGAAGACTCTgactttcatggaattcggaCTCTCCTTTCTTCTCAGCTCCTACCCCACACTGATGTTGATGTCAGCAATTTGACCGACCTGGTCATTGAACAAAATTACGTGGGCAGCGTGATTGTCGAAGATTGTGACACCATGCCAGGGACTGATGACGATGACGACGATGATGATACTTTGGAAGAGATCACCCTTCTCGGTGTAACAACTGTGGTGTCACTTGCTGAGCGTGAACGTTTTCCATGTGTAAAACAGCTCAAGGAACTGCTACTTACACTGGCTGAGAAACATGGTAGAAATGATGCACTCATTGCAAATCTCCTCGCTGAGAAGCCTTGCAAGTTAGGGCTCTTGATCAATGAAAGGTTTGTCAACATTCCACAAACCATTGCACCTCCCATCTTCTTCAATTTGAAGAAGGAACTGCAATCGGCAGTAAATAAGAAGATGCCATTTGCCTTCACTCATTTTGTGCTGATTgccaaaattaacaaagtggaaattgaaaatgaagtCTTGGACGAGTGGGTGAACGAGGAAGAGGAATTTCTAAAAGGCAAAACTGAATATGAGTTTGAATTTCCTCTTCAGGCAGAAGATGCATCATCCATTGACGAGGAAATGAAGCAGTGTGGGCAAGTCCCTTACAGACGGGTTATGATTTTCCCAGCACATGTATTTGAGCATCTGATCGACACTTTGCGAGCagggcaataa